A portion of the Pseudoalteromonas luteoviolacea genome contains these proteins:
- a CDS encoding SpaA isopeptide-forming pilin-related protein, which yields MSIRLYTTALLALCFMAPAVCFANAGYDKSQTQPIRSYGDGRIQSGEELFFSLYVKDHYLSEVFAVKSDEGVLLELQSLFSALDFAIVAEESRLRYVGWYIDETQRFELDLKQRRVNVSGQVTTLNTHQVLERNGEVYVEAALLAHWFRLQFNLDYQDLKILLRSEQPLPVEMRIARQSRHFAPSISTQIPVLPWKETPYQAWSPPLIDLQASLVTTNNNEADASISLLGSQDVAFWNANYFISGRSGELISESRLSLTREDVEGVRIGPVEVTQVEVGDVLETRIGGNHRASYSRGFRLSDRPLYKQVDTQTVRISGVIQVGWDVELYHNGIMIDQRLNVQSGVYNFDLVELYFGSNEFELILYGPQGQVLQDNRSYYVAGGSLSKGEGYFDTSIVETGKTLLGNSLNVSEEAGWNLLSRYDYGISDDLSIYSAVRIGLEGQETPYQLSAGLGFDIWNKGIINLDFSRDQKGTQQILLQGRTQFNQHALSAVLTDNITYRDSNELRQQRTQELTLRAAGNILQHNQIRLNYQSTLNWRNDTMNTDFFASNLLSMATPLGTFSHQLDYRRFDGLQGHDVKGVARWQGRVNGTYGRIGLGYQIRPERQLTDYQIQLSRVINHQFDVELDYIKSLVDEGYKLGAGLNWHNDKFRLTGQFNYFQNDDWQIGLTGQISLGYESYSNEFFITDRRLASSGSVLVKVFLDQNNNAILDENDVVLKGVRIKSVQGFAQAFTDENGMALLGNMPLNRQTDILLDEDSLPDPFYISAHDGHSITPRKGFIAYLEYPVVHAGELEGIAFKKEKNGQETPLAYAEIELIDRNNNVISTVKSAYDGYYVFSDIRPGYYEARVKKQSTGHIVQKEKVEVVLSSQGDVLLEVDLVVEATAQLNGFITVGGEFNSLKVLKTYVSILTKKSPQLFPHKPFFVHDKARNKYLLGYHYFEDAQAAANACLKFEQKGIKCYKAPMPKT from the coding sequence GTGAGCATTAGACTCTATACAACCGCACTATTAGCGCTTTGTTTTATGGCGCCTGCTGTGTGTTTTGCTAACGCCGGTTACGATAAATCACAGACGCAGCCTATTCGCAGTTATGGTGATGGTCGCATTCAAAGTGGAGAAGAGCTCTTCTTCTCGTTGTATGTTAAAGATCATTATCTTTCTGAAGTCTTTGCAGTTAAAAGTGATGAGGGGGTCTTACTTGAATTGCAAAGTCTGTTCTCAGCTTTAGATTTTGCCATCGTTGCTGAGGAGAGTAGGCTGCGATATGTGGGGTGGTATATTGACGAAACACAGCGCTTTGAATTGGATCTGAAACAGCGCCGAGTCAATGTATCAGGACAAGTCACGACGCTTAATACTCACCAAGTATTAGAGCGCAATGGCGAAGTATATGTTGAAGCTGCTCTATTAGCTCACTGGTTTCGATTGCAGTTCAACCTAGATTATCAAGATCTGAAAATATTACTCCGCAGTGAGCAACCTCTGCCTGTAGAAATGCGTATAGCTAGACAAAGTCGCCATTTTGCGCCCAGTATATCAACACAGATACCTGTTTTGCCCTGGAAGGAGACACCATATCAGGCATGGAGCCCACCTCTAATAGATCTTCAAGCTTCGTTGGTTACGACAAACAACAACGAGGCCGATGCATCAATTTCTCTTTTAGGAAGTCAGGATGTGGCCTTTTGGAATGCGAATTACTTTATCAGTGGCCGCTCAGGTGAGCTGATCAGCGAAAGTCGTTTAAGCTTAACTCGAGAAGATGTTGAGGGTGTTAGGATTGGCCCTGTAGAAGTTACCCAAGTTGAAGTTGGTGATGTTTTAGAAACTCGTATAGGCGGAAATCATCGTGCTTCATATTCACGGGGTTTTAGGCTCAGTGATCGGCCGCTTTATAAGCAGGTAGATACACAAACAGTTAGGATCAGTGGAGTCATACAAGTTGGTTGGGATGTGGAGCTATATCACAATGGCATCATGATTGATCAAAGGCTTAATGTGCAGTCCGGTGTGTATAATTTCGACCTTGTTGAGCTTTATTTTGGCAGTAATGAGTTTGAGCTGATTTTGTATGGTCCTCAAGGGCAGGTATTACAAGATAATCGCTCTTACTATGTGGCTGGGGGGAGTCTTTCCAAAGGTGAAGGGTATTTCGATACATCTATTGTGGAAACAGGTAAAACACTACTTGGTAATAGCCTTAATGTATCAGAGGAAGCTGGGTGGAACTTACTGAGTCGATATGATTATGGGATCAGCGATGATTTATCGATATATTCCGCAGTACGTATTGGACTCGAAGGGCAAGAAACCCCTTATCAACTGAGTGCTGGTTTGGGGTTTGATATATGGAATAAAGGCATAATTAATCTAGACTTCAGTCGGGATCAAAAAGGCACGCAGCAGATATTGCTACAGGGGCGTACACAGTTTAATCAGCACGCGTTAAGCGCTGTATTAACAGACAATATCACATATAGAGATTCCAATGAGTTGCGTCAGCAGCGTACGCAAGAACTTACACTTCGTGCTGCAGGTAATATACTCCAACATAATCAAATAAGGTTAAATTATCAGAGTACCTTAAACTGGCGTAATGACACCATGAATACGGACTTCTTTGCTTCTAACCTATTATCGATGGCGACACCACTTGGTACTTTTAGTCATCAGTTAGATTATAGGCGTTTCGATGGCTTGCAAGGCCATGATGTAAAAGGCGTTGCGCGATGGCAGGGGCGTGTAAATGGTACTTATGGCCGCATTGGGTTGGGGTACCAGATCCGGCCAGAACGTCAACTGACAGATTATCAAATTCAGTTGAGCAGGGTGATTAATCATCAATTTGACGTGGAGCTAGACTATATTAAGTCGCTTGTCGATGAGGGGTATAAATTGGGCGCAGGTTTAAATTGGCACAATGATAAGTTTAGGTTAACAGGGCAGTTTAATTATTTTCAAAATGATGATTGGCAAATTGGTTTAACTGGTCAGATTAGCTTGGGGTACGAAAGTTATAGTAACGAGTTTTTTATTACCGATAGACGCCTTGCTAGTTCAGGGTCCGTATTGGTTAAGGTATTTTTAGATCAAAATAACAACGCAATACTGGATGAAAATGATGTTGTGTTAAAAGGTGTGCGGATTAAATCTGTGCAAGGGTTTGCTCAGGCCTTTACAGACGAAAATGGTATGGCTCTACTTGGCAACATGCCTTTAAATCGTCAAACAGACATTCTCCTTGATGAAGACTCGCTGCCAGACCCATTTTATATTTCAGCTCATGACGGTCATTCAATTACGCCGAGAAAAGGCTTTATTGCTTACTTAGAATATCCAGTCGTACATGCGGGTGAACTTGAGGGGATTGCATTTAAAAAAGAGAAAAATGGCCAGGAAACGCCGTTAGCTTATGCTGAAATTGAACTTATTGATAGGAATAACAATGTTATTTCTACCGTAAAATCAGCATATGATGGTTACTATGTGTTTAGTGACATAAGACCGGGATATTATGAAGCAAGAGTAAAAAAGCAATCTACAGGTCACATTGTGCAAAAGGAAAAAGTTGAGGTTGTTTTATCTAGCCAAGGGGATGTGTTACTTGAAGTGGATTTGGTTGTTGAGGCAACGGCCCAATTAAATGGATTTATTACTGTTGGTGGCGAGTTTAATTCGTTAAAAGTATTGAAAACATACGTATCAATTTTGACAAAGAAATCGCCTCAGTTGTTTCCACATAAGCCATTTTTTGTGCATGATAAAGCGCGTAATAAATATTTACTTGGTTACCATTACTTTGAGGATGCTCAAGCAGCGGCAAATGCTTGCCTTAAATTTGAACAAAAAGGAATAAAGTGCTACAAGGCACCTATGCCAAAGACCTAA
- a CDS encoding fimbrial biogenesis chaperone codes for MKKYFLMMGSLAICLFCQVVEASLMISPTRVVFDERQRTAKVFLINNSNEAKTYRLGWKEKLALPAGGYRDLHPEQVGPWKLSHLMRVTPRQVHLGAGERQVVKLALRRKQGMTNGEYRSHLLFQALPTEKQSQSEAIGVSLNMILSYSIPIIYRKETVPPEVKITAAKLSTDVNDKPTIVVDIFRTGAASALGKLRVDWKPDGTKQWNNVATANNYAIYPEVTQAQVELNILAGKVITGKGQFRVTYTGQAEYRDHAFSQRVFNITTQ; via the coding sequence ATGAAAAAGTATTTTTTAATGATGGGCTCTTTGGCCATATGCCTTTTTTGCCAAGTCGTAGAGGCGTCATTGATGATATCACCTACACGGGTGGTATTCGATGAACGTCAGCGTACGGCCAAAGTGTTCTTAATCAACAATAGCAATGAAGCTAAAACGTATCGTTTGGGGTGGAAAGAAAAACTAGCGCTGCCAGCTGGTGGCTATCGAGATCTCCACCCTGAACAAGTTGGGCCATGGAAACTTAGCCACTTAATGAGGGTAACGCCAAGACAGGTTCATCTTGGTGCTGGTGAACGACAAGTGGTTAAGTTAGCATTGCGTCGTAAACAAGGCATGACAAACGGAGAGTACCGCTCTCATTTATTGTTTCAAGCTTTACCCACAGAAAAGCAAAGTCAGTCTGAAGCCATAGGGGTCAGTTTAAATATGATCTTGAGCTACAGCATTCCTATCATTTATCGAAAAGAGACAGTACCACCCGAAGTAAAAATTACAGCAGCTAAGCTCTCGACGGATGTGAACGACAAGCCGACGATTGTGGTTGATATTTTTAGAACGGGCGCAGCGAGTGCGTTAGGTAAGTTGCGAGTAGATTGGAAGCCTGACGGTACTAAGCAGTGGAATAATGTGGCAACCGCGAACAATTATGCAATTTATCCTGAAGTAACGCAGGCACAGGTTGAGCTTAATATTTTGGCTGGAAAGGTTATTACGGGTAAGGGTCAATTTAGAGTAACCTATACTGGACAGGCGGAATATCGAGATCATGCTTTTTCGCAGCGCGTATTTAATATCACCACTCAGTGA
- a CDS encoding DUF4402 domain-containing protein, giving the protein MASARIEVVTPLDFGTILISDHTNMSRIQIGVNGRNVTSGAVHLVSGGQAAELIISSLPALYDISVSTSIVTPLLSHSNLPVQGINLVELEHVDRVFSDAQGNASLKIGGTLEVNAQPSQYPDGTYRVWVNIEVNY; this is encoded by the coding sequence ATGGCCAGTGCGCGCATTGAAGTTGTCACGCCTTTGGATTTTGGGACCATTCTTATTTCTGATCATACTAATATGAGTCGTATTCAAATTGGTGTGAACGGGCGAAATGTAACAAGTGGCGCTGTGCATTTGGTGTCAGGTGGGCAAGCCGCTGAACTAATTATTTCTTCTTTGCCTGCGTTATATGATATTTCGGTATCGACCAGCATTGTGACGCCATTGCTCTCTCATAGTAACCTGCCTGTGCAAGGCATAAACCTTGTAGAATTGGAGCATGTTGATCGTGTTTTTAGTGATGCACAAGGTAATGCATCATTGAAGATAGGGGGCACGTTAGAGGTGAATGCTCAGCCCTCGCAATACCCGGACGGTACCTACCGCGTATGGGTTAATATTGAAGTAAATTATTAA
- a CDS encoding DUF4402 domain-containing protein: MKKNLNQLGVFAVIVGLPFYSVAAQKATFDAKVTVKNAFELVKNQDLDFGTIRAVADNAGTDTATLTIPADATQSPTVASTNISNAEIAILSAGSPAQFKISGVVPFASLSITDPVETDVSLSVGSGTGAAGFTLGSFTYYIETGASSSTPVVGKQIQVDANGEAVFNVGATLSTTTGNAANYLDGAYVGTFTLELSY; this comes from the coding sequence ATGAAAAAAAATTTAAATCAACTAGGCGTATTTGCCGTTATCGTTGGATTGCCGTTTTATTCTGTGGCGGCTCAAAAAGCCACTTTTGATGCAAAGGTTACGGTAAAAAATGCTTTTGAATTGGTAAAAAACCAAGATTTAGATTTTGGAACAATTAGAGCGGTTGCAGATAATGCTGGTACGGATACTGCGACTTTAACCATTCCAGCGGATGCTACTCAGTCGCCTACAGTTGCATCTACCAATATCAGTAATGCTGAAATTGCAATCTTGTCTGCAGGTAGCCCGGCACAATTTAAAATTTCGGGTGTCGTGCCATTTGCAAGTTTATCTATTACAGATCCCGTAGAGACAGATGTGTCTTTATCAGTGGGCAGTGGGACTGGTGCGGCAGGGTTTACTCTGGGGTCATTCACATATTACATTGAAACGGGTGCTTCTAGTTCAACACCTGTCGTTGGTAAGCAGATCCAAGTTGATGCAAATGGCGAGGCGGTATTCAATGTTGGCGCAACGTTATCAACAACAACCGGTAACGCAGCCAACTATTTAGATGGTGCTTATGTTGGTACATTTACTCTGGAATTGAGTTACTAG